The following coding sequences are from one Haliotis asinina isolate JCU_RB_2024 chromosome 3, JCU_Hal_asi_v2, whole genome shotgun sequence window:
- the LOC137278370 gene encoding uncharacterized protein isoform X4: protein MVFGLRFYFTFAISVFGFSNVKGDGCIDETLTATKKGKHLTSPGYPFGYKNNLQCKWEIVGPQHSKIKVKILNSDIDGQGNCEGDYLEVLDGSSTSWDVTSLGSVCGVDTPSFTSSGPVITIRFITDGTGTSKGFRLKYHYENSQTVRMAFLYVVGIFVGIVVLIAVLFQTLKRCARKRHNARIELETQYQTQDTDMRVEVIEPTSNNAELRPPPPTYNEVVTNGNINNNKDSVGETFPPPYSTLRISDT, encoded by the exons ATGGTATTCGGGCTACGTTTTTACTTCACATTTGCGATATCTGTGTTTGGCTTCAGCAATG TTAAAGGGGATGGATGCATCGATGAAACACTGACGGCGACCAAGAAAGGAAAACATCTAACATCTCCAGGTTACCCTTTTGGGTACAAGAA CAACTTACAATGTAAATGGGAAATTGTTGGACCCCAGCACAGCAAAATAAAAGTGAAGATCCTCAACAGTGACATCGACGGGCAGGGGAACTGTGAAGGAGACTACCTTGAGGTTCTTGATG GAAGTTCGACCAGCTGGGACGTGACGTCTCTAGGGAGTGTCTGTGGCGTCGATACACCTTCATTCACAAGCAGCGGCCCCGTCATCACAATCAGGTTTATAACGGATGGAACTGGAACCAGTAAAGGCTTCCGGCTCAAGTACCACTATGAAA ACTCACAGACAGTACGCATGGCGTTCCTGTACGTCGTTGGCATATTTGTGGGCATTGTCGTCCTCATCGCTGTTCTCTTCCAAACGTTAAAGAGATGTGCAAGGAAACGCCACAATGCCAGAATTGAACTTGAAACCCAGTATCAAACTCAAGACACAGATATGCGGGTAGAGGTTATCGAGCCGACCAGTAATAACGCAGAGTTACGTCCTCCTCCTCCGACATACAACGAAGTTGTTACTAATGGcaacataaataataataaagacaGTGTGGGTGAGACTTTCCCACCGCCTTATTCAACATTACGCATATCGGATACGTAA